A stretch of DNA from Plutella xylostella chromosome 16, ilPluXylo3.1, whole genome shotgun sequence:
gtacttacctataattttattgttaaattcctactttaaaaaaagaataaatTAATGATTTCAGAACTTAGCGACGCTGCCATTATGGAATTGAATCTGCCGACCGGGATACCCTTCGTTTATGAGCTGGATGAGAACATGAAGCCAGTCAGTTCCATGGTCTTCCTGGGTGACGAGGAAACCGTCAAGAAAGCCATGGAGGCCGTAGCAGCACAGGGCAAAGCCAAGTAGACCATGAACACCTGAACCAAGTGGTGAATTTTGCAAATGATAACTTACTCATGTACGTGTAATGTGTGAATTAGTAAATTTTAGAGCCACTTGTATCTTTCTGTTCAGTGATTTTCCaaggaatattttttcatagaGTATTTACTTGCAAATGAATGGTGGTCGATAATTAATTGGGATTACACTAACTTaagaataattttgtttatttgcatGTTATCTACAAATATTACATGTTTTACATAGGCACTTGTAGGCGCTATgctaatgtatgtaaaactatatttaattatttattcaaatgtTGTATGTTGTCGGTGTTCAATcgaaatgttaaataaaattttaagtcgtctaaatatttattttatttactcttAAATATACCAAGACACAGTCTTATGAGCAGATTTTAAGTATGTCTCTCAGTTTGTTCTTAGCCTTTTTTCATAAGATAGTAGGTACGTAGTGTGCTGCTCAAATAAAAATGCACAAAACCCTAATCtttacaatttaaattttgggggtatatttgtacttggCTGGGTTACGACGGTAAACTCTCTTTGAGTTCTTCCATGGCTGTGTCAATGTTAACAtgtttattatctttattttctCTGTCCTCATCTGTAAATTTCTTTCCAGTGTACTTTGTGAAGGCTTTCTGTTTACTATTAACAAATGAGAACTTTTTTGGTTCATTTCTAAGTTCGGCATGTTGTGTCGATGTGTTACTACAGTCAACCTCCATGCCTCCCTCtttggtttgtttatttttatttttcttcccTCTCGGAAGTTTTAATTGAACCCTATCGAATCGATAGTCTTTCGGGAGTCGATGGACGTTCACGCAGTGATCGAGTCTTTCTTCTGCATTCGTAAATTTTTCTTTGCATTCTTCTATGTAGCAACAATACTGAAAaagaaataagtatttttaagtcaaaacaaaacacacaactgtaagtacctatatgtagtttgttattttagtaGCTACCAAATCGCCACCTTTGTAATATGAGGACATGTATCCGGGTTGGAGGGTAGCGTACCTAAATGTAAGTAACGTTTCCTTGATCAAGGTCTAATGGACAACCAAAGAGACTAACTTGAGATGGATGTCCGAGTACATAtacgagttttgaaaaaaaaaaaaatttaagtcGGTGTCATATTGGCTTGAGGCATTTAGTCAAGAACTTACCGATGGCTTTCGTGTTGCCAGTACGGCGAAGAAGGAATCGTGGCTCTCCTGAATGTGCAAGTCCAGAAGGTGTGGCGAGGGAAGAATCTTCTTGCATTGGCTGCACGAATACCGGTGGGACGTGTTATAGTGATTCTCGAAGTCTAAGAGGGATTCTGCCGAAAATGTGCAGCCCGGTATGTGGCAGACTGATTTAACCCTGAAACAACAAAATCCGAGGATTGGGATTATGGGAAATAATTAATATccatatatattatgtatatcacGCAAAACATATTTGactcaaattaaaattaaatttgactCTTACGACGCACACATTAAGAACGGATAAAAATAGAAGTTGATAATTGATGATAATTCTAATCGATCGAACAGATCATGATAATTCATGATGATTGGTAGGTACTACTATGATTTAATCACTATACTAAGAAACTTTACTGgtgtttttgaaaataaacttacactTCATGGCATAAGTTCTCGTCATCCTCGTCATATATGCCGAATTTTGGCGGAGGTTTTTCATCAGCAAAAAGATCATCGTCGTAACTTCTATGGCCAACCCCATACAGTTTCAACTGTTCTAGCAAAGTGGCATTGCTTTGTGGAATCATCtgaaattatgtaggtaagtatgtctTGTTTAGCGGCATGTaactaaatacatattattctATGTGCTTCTATGATATTTGTTTACGTGTACCTAcgatgtacctatgtaatgtTGTTCCTAACAAGATTCTCCATTAATAAGTTAGCTTCTATTTGCTTAGTTTAATACTGTCTGTGGATGAGCCTACAGTAATATTTTTGCATCATAATCTTATCATAGCAGACAACATGATCGGCCGCTAAACAAATTCACCGATTCGATTGGTTGGCCGGTTAGAAACCAGAGAGATAAAAATGACAAATTGTAGTCTATTCTGAGA
This window harbors:
- the LOC105395574 gene encoding zinc finger protein 511 isoform X1, whose product is MYGMFRYVQNTLTTNVTPMIPQSNATLLEQLKLYGVGHRSYDDDLFADEKPPPKFGIYDEDDENLCHEVVKSVCHIPGCTFSAESLLDFENHYNTSHRYSCSQCKKILPSPHLLDLHIQESHDSFFAVLATRKPSYCCYIEECKEKFTNAEERLDHCVNVHRLPKDYRFDRVQLKLPRGKKNKNKQTKEGGMEVDCSNTSTQHAELRNEPKKFSFVNSKQKAFTKYTGKKFTDEDRENKDNKHVNIDTAMEELKESLPS
- the LOC105395574 gene encoding protein lethal(2)k10201 isoform X2, which codes for MIPQSNATLLEQLKLYGVGHRSYDDDLFADEKPPPKFGIYDEDDENLCHEVVKSVCHIPGCTFSAESLLDFENHYNTSHRYSCSQCKKILPSPHLLDLHIQESHDSFFAVLATRKPSYCCYIEECKEKFTNAEERLDHCVNVHRLPKDYRFDRVQLKLPRGKKNKNKQTKEGGMEVDCSNTSTQHAELRNEPKKFSFVNSKQKAFTKYTGKKFTDEDRENKDNKHVNIDTAMEELKESLPS